A DNA window from Flavisolibacter ginsenosidimutans contains the following coding sequences:
- a CDS encoding L-rhamnose mutarotase has product MRQTIVVLFFLLLSCAASAQIYVAVNGTDTADGTKEKPLASVTMALRKAREMRRLNDAAIVNGIHIVVGDGVYRFTEPLFVRPEDAGTASSPTTIEAAPGAQPIFSGGIDVKGWKKLTTPVVGLSKKAQGKIWVTDAPTLGGDLLDFRQLYINNQKAVRAKAYNGDTMSRILSWNKKTESCWIPKPAVDVSKVEGMEMFIHQWWAIAILRIKSMEVKGDSALLHFYQPESHIQSEHPWPSPWISSETGNSAFNLVNALQFLDSPGEWYLDKKTRKLYYWPRSGENMTTTTVVAPVLETLVKVEGTAERPVSNFSVKGISFQHTTWMRPSQQGHVPLQAGLFMLDAYKLKVPGTPEKKTLENQAWLGRPSASVEVSFANGIAFENCTFTHLASTGLDFGKGIKNSSIIGNSFQDVGGNAILAGVFSDEATETHLAYNSADEREVTENISIENNLVNNVGTEDWGCVGIGAGYVRSTTISHNDLSELPYTGISLGWGWTKDKNVMQNNRVAANRIVRYAQHMYDVAAIYTLSAQPNTFITDNYADSIYKAPYAHLPHHWFYLYSDEGSSYITVKNNWTPSKKFLQNANGPGNVWENNGPMVNDSVKNISGLQPAYRSLLRNKIVFNTRQEITHELPVVFELIAPSGQTVDVGRVKQAFAEADVYSTQFYSWQNHLVLYDKVGDASQLKRKLEKSFPDLKVKLYEDAFYEFNRTHCGDTTTAREWDNILLTANLVNNAKLQKEYLDYHATQFQKWPEVSNGFCKANFQQLLVYKNGRQLMLVINIPKGESLDKLNPKTTENNPRVEEWNRRMAKYQEGIQGTKKGETWVFLQRINN; this is encoded by the coding sequence ATGCGACAAACAATTGTTGTTCTGTTTTTTCTTCTCCTGTCTTGCGCTGCTTCTGCGCAAATTTATGTTGCTGTGAACGGCACCGATACCGCTGATGGCACGAAGGAAAAGCCGCTTGCTTCCGTGACAATGGCTTTGCGAAAGGCCCGCGAAATGCGGCGTTTGAACGATGCTGCGATTGTCAACGGCATTCACATTGTTGTTGGTGACGGTGTGTATCGCTTTACTGAACCTTTGTTTGTTCGTCCCGAAGATGCCGGAACAGCAAGCAGTCCAACAACCATTGAAGCTGCGCCGGGTGCACAGCCGATTTTTAGCGGCGGCATTGATGTGAAAGGATGGAAGAAACTTACTACGCCGGTTGTTGGTTTGTCAAAAAAGGCGCAAGGCAAAATTTGGGTTACAGATGCGCCAACCCTTGGCGGTGATTTGCTCGACTTCCGTCAGCTTTACATCAACAACCAAAAAGCCGTTCGTGCGAAAGCGTACAACGGCGATACAATGAGCCGCATTCTTTCCTGGAATAAAAAAACAGAAAGCTGTTGGATACCGAAACCGGCTGTTGATGTTTCGAAAGTAGAAGGCATGGAGATGTTCATTCATCAATGGTGGGCCATTGCCATTCTTCGCATCAAGTCAATGGAGGTAAAAGGAGATAGCGCCCTGTTGCATTTTTATCAGCCCGAAAGTCACATTCAATCCGAACATCCCTGGCCTTCGCCTTGGATTTCATCGGAGACGGGCAATTCTGCTTTCAATTTGGTTAATGCGCTTCAGTTTTTGGACAGTCCTGGCGAATGGTATCTCGATAAAAAAACACGCAAGCTTTATTACTGGCCGCGAAGCGGTGAGAACATGACTACGACAACGGTTGTTGCACCGGTTTTGGAGACATTGGTAAAAGTGGAAGGAACCGCAGAAAGGCCCGTATCTAATTTTAGCGTTAAAGGAATTTCTTTTCAGCACACAACGTGGATGCGGCCATCGCAACAAGGCCACGTGCCGTTGCAAGCGGGCTTGTTCATGCTTGATGCGTACAAACTAAAAGTGCCCGGCACGCCGGAGAAAAAGACCTTGGAAAACCAGGCTTGGCTTGGGCGACCATCGGCATCGGTGGAAGTATCTTTTGCAAACGGTATTGCTTTTGAAAACTGCACGTTCACGCATCTTGCATCAACAGGTTTGGATTTTGGCAAAGGCATAAAGAATAGTTCCATCATCGGCAATTCTTTTCAAGACGTGGGAGGTAACGCCATCCTCGCCGGTGTGTTTTCGGACGAAGCAACGGAAACGCATTTGGCATATAACTCCGCTGATGAAAGAGAGGTGACTGAAAACATTTCCATCGAAAACAATTTAGTCAACAACGTTGGGACTGAAGATTGGGGCTGTGTGGGGATTGGTGCAGGTTATGTTCGATCTACAACCATTTCGCACAATGATTTGTCTGAACTTCCTTACACGGGTATTTCACTCGGTTGGGGTTGGACTAAAGACAAGAATGTGATGCAAAACAATCGTGTTGCTGCCAACAGAATCGTTCGCTACGCACAGCACATGTACGACGTAGCAGCGATTTATACCTTGAGCGCACAGCCAAATACATTCATTACCGACAATTATGCCGACAGCATTTACAAAGCGCCGTACGCACATTTGCCACATCATTGGTTTTATCTCTACAGCGACGAAGGGTCGTCGTACATCACGGTAAAAAACAATTGGACGCCGTCAAAAAAGTTTTTGCAAAACGCAAATGGCCCGGGCAATGTTTGGGAGAACAATGGACCAATGGTGAACGACAGTGTAAAGAACATTTCAGGGTTGCAACCGGCTTATCGTTCTTTGTTAAGGAATAAAATTGTTTTCAATACTAGGCAGGAAATTACCCATGAGTTGCCAGTAGTATTCGAGTTAATTGCGCCATCAGGCCAAACAGTGGATGTAGGTAGAGTGAAACAAGCTTTCGCGGAGGCGGATGTTTATTCAACTCAATTTTATAGCTGGCAAAATCACTTGGTGCTTTATGATAAAGTGGGTGATGCTTCACAACTCAAACGAAAACTTGAAAAAAGTTTTCCCGATTTAAAAGTGAAGCTTTACGAGGATGCGTTTTACGAATTCAACCGAACTCATTGCGGCGATACAACAACGGCAAGAGAATGGGACAACATTTTGCTCACAGCAAATTTGGTGAACAATGCCAAGTTGCAAAAAGAATATCTCGATTATCACGCTACGCAGTTTCAAAAATGGCCCGAAGTGTCCAATGGTTTTTGCAAGGCAAACTTTCAGCAGCTATTGGTGTATAAAAACGGCCGACAGTTAATGTTGGTCATCAACATTCCGAAAGGGGAGAGCCTGGATAAGCTGAATCCAAAAACAACCGAGAACAATCCAAGAGTGGAGGAATGGAATCGCCGCATGGCGAAATATCAAGAAGGCATTCAAGGCACGAAGAAAGGAGAGACGTGGGTTTTTTTACAAAGAATTAATAATTGA
- a CDS encoding sugar phosphate isomerase/epimerase family protein codes for MTSLRKIFLLVLACNCLHVFAQDNLSKQRYKVALIDLMLLKRQKLGALQLTKDIGADGVEIDMGGLGNRPTFENSLLIDSVRQQFLNKAKELSLQIPSLGMTGYYAQSFCQREQFIQSIQDCIETMKLMNVKVAFLPLGVQCDLVKKPELRDSVVSRLKIAGKMAEKAKVVIGIETALDAKGELALLKDVNSPAIKSYFNFSNAIKNGRDLNKELETLGKKYIVQIHCTDDDGVWLQNDPKINMLEVKRTLDKMGWSGWLVIERSRDAKEPRNVKKNFGANTAYVKSIFQNIPAN; via the coding sequence ATGACTTCACTACGTAAAATTTTTCTTCTCGTTCTTGCTTGCAATTGCCTGCATGTTTTTGCGCAAGACAATTTATCCAAACAGCGTTACAAAGTTGCCCTGATTGATTTGATGTTGTTGAAACGACAAAAGCTTGGAGCGCTGCAATTGACAAAAGACATTGGCGCCGACGGTGTGGAGATTGACATGGGTGGCTTGGGAAATCGTCCAACTTTTGAGAACAGCCTGTTGATTGATTCTGTGCGGCAACAGTTTCTGAACAAAGCAAAAGAATTAAGCCTGCAGATTCCATCGCTTGGTATGACCGGTTATTATGCGCAATCGTTTTGTCAGCGCGAACAATTTATTCAATCCATCCAGGACTGTATTGAAACGATGAAATTGATGAACGTGAAAGTTGCTTTTCTTCCGCTCGGCGTGCAATGTGATTTGGTAAAGAAACCAGAGTTGCGGGACTCGGTTGTAAGCCGTTTAAAAATTGCCGGCAAGATGGCGGAAAAAGCAAAGGTTGTCATCGGTATCGAAACTGCGTTGGATGCAAAAGGCGAATTAGCCTTGCTGAAAGATGTGAACTCTCCGGCTATTAAAAGCTATTTTAATTTTTCCAATGCCATCAAAAACGGCCGCGATCTGAACAAGGAACTCGAAACGCTTGGCAAGAAATACATCGTGCAAATTCATTGTACCGATGATGACGGTGTATGGTTGCAAAACGATCCGAAAATCAACATGCTTGAAGTAAAGAGAACGCTTGATAAAATGGGCTGGAGCGGTTGGCTGGTGATTGAACGTTCACGCGACGCAAAAGAACCAAGGAACGTCAAGAAAAATTTTGGCGCCAATACGGCTTACGTCAAATCCATTTTTCAAAACATTCCAGCGAATTAA
- a CDS encoding alpha/beta hydrolase family protein, protein MKKRKTAFSGYKFCGLLFALLLSLCVFAQTSDDQFRKPLKEVIAEIQNRFGVAIRYPEELVKDKWVTYADWRFRPLLEETLNNILSSQDLTFAKEGDKRYKLQAYQYHLKTVEEGKEQLAYLSSLYSDEQSWQKRKDSLRTCFWSALRLSKMPARPSSKPIITPLRKFADYTVQNIAIETLPGLYVCGSLYRPLKAKGKLPVILNPDGHFARGRYREDCQYRCAMQAKMGTMAFSYDLFGWEGESILQISPADHRRSLVQSIQVLNTERILDYLLSLKNVDTSRVAITGASGGGSQTMLMTALDKRITLSVPVAMLSSYHSGGCPCESGMGVHLCGGGTNNAEIAAIAAPRPMLVVSDGGDWTQHVPENEFPFLQRIYGFYGKTESVQNAHIPTDKHDYGINKRRAMYAFIARQFGLNTTSVKNAKGEFDEAGVTIEKDNVLKVFGDKGENLPSNAVKGFDNVTKIFNDAVQ, encoded by the coding sequence ATGAAGAAACGAAAAACAGCATTCTCTGGATACAAATTTTGCGGCTTGTTGTTTGCTTTGCTTCTTTCGTTATGTGTATTTGCGCAAACCTCCGACGACCAGTTTCGCAAACCGTTGAAAGAAGTCATTGCAGAAATTCAAAACCGCTTCGGTGTGGCCATTCGTTACCCTGAAGAATTGGTTAAAGACAAGTGGGTGACGTATGCCGATTGGCGTTTTCGGCCGTTGTTGGAAGAAACCCTGAACAATATTTTGTCCTCGCAAGACCTGACCTTCGCAAAAGAAGGCGACAAGCGGTACAAACTCCAAGCATACCAATATCATTTAAAAACGGTAGAAGAAGGCAAAGAGCAATTGGCTTATCTCTCATCCTTATATAGCGATGAACAAAGCTGGCAAAAGCGAAAAGATTCTTTACGAACCTGTTTCTGGTCTGCACTTCGTTTGAGCAAAATGCCGGCACGTCCTTCTTCAAAACCAATCATCACACCGCTACGAAAGTTTGCCGATTACACCGTGCAAAACATTGCCATTGAAACACTACCGGGGCTTTACGTATGCGGTTCCCTTTATCGTCCGTTGAAAGCAAAAGGCAAGTTGCCGGTGATATTGAATCCCGATGGACATTTTGCCCGCGGCCGTTACCGCGAAGATTGCCAGTACCGTTGCGCCATGCAAGCGAAAATGGGCACCATGGCGTTTAGTTACGACTTGTTTGGCTGGGAAGGTGAAAGCATTTTGCAAATCAGTCCGGCTGACCACCGCAGAAGCTTGGTGCAAAGCATACAAGTACTCAACACCGAACGCATACTCGACTATTTATTATCGTTAAAAAATGTTGATACGAGCCGTGTGGCGATCACAGGTGCTTCAGGCGGTGGCAGTCAAACCATGCTCATGACTGCGTTGGATAAGCGCATCACGTTGAGCGTTCCTGTGGCCATGCTTTCATCTTATCACAGTGGCGGTTGTCCCTGCGAAAGCGGCATGGGCGTGCACTTGTGCGGCGGCGGAACAAACAATGCGGAAATTGCTGCCATAGCGGCTCCGCGGCCCATGCTCGTCGTTTCCGACGGCGGCGATTGGACGCAGCACGTTCCGGAAAACGAGTTTCCGTTCCTGCAAAGAATCTATGGCTTCTACGGTAAAACGGAGTCCGTGCAAAACGCACACATCCCTACCGACAAACACGACTACGGCATCAACAAACGCAGGGCCATGTATGCGTTCATCGCAAGGCAATTTGGCTTGAACACAACTTCAGTAAAAAATGCGAAGGGTGAGTTTGATGAAGCAGGTGTAACGATTGAAAAAGACAATGTACTGAAAGTGTTTGGCGACAAAGGCGAGAACCTTCCTTCGAATGCTGTAAAAGGTTTCGATAACGTAACAAAAATTTTTAACGACGCAGTTCAATAA
- a CDS encoding sialidase family protein: protein MMKANLIFLALMTIAFGAQAQLSKWQKGVLVDEAIFDTASFPESHAATIAETPAGLVAAWFGGTKERNPDVEIRVSRNVSGKWTKPVSVADGVVNAKLRYPTWNPVLYQVPKGELLLFYKIGPSPATWKGWMKTSKDNGKTWSTAKALPEWFLGPIKNKPVMLSSGLLLSPTSTEGDGWKIHFEASKDSGKTWMMIGPINDGKTSAAIQPSILTYKNGKLQILARSKNRAIIESWSGDNGKTWSPLTPTTLPNNNSGTDAVTLKDGRQLLVYNHVLPPDSAKNGKGARTPLNLAYSFDGKTWYAAAILEDSPISQYSYPSIIQGKDGMVHVVYTWRRKKIKYVKIDPSKLQGIKIVDGKWPALKGYEAPKTGEVTSD, encoded by the coding sequence ATGATGAAAGCAAATCTTATTTTTCTGGCGTTAATGACAATCGCTTTTGGCGCACAAGCACAGTTGAGCAAATGGCAGAAAGGAGTATTGGTTGACGAAGCAATTTTTGATACGGCGTCTTTTCCTGAAAGCCATGCGGCAACAATTGCGGAAACACCGGCAGGGCTTGTGGCCGCATGGTTTGGCGGAACGAAAGAACGCAATCCTGATGTGGAAATTCGGGTGAGTCGCAACGTGAGCGGTAAATGGACAAAGCCCGTATCTGTAGCCGATGGCGTCGTGAACGCCAAGCTTCGTTATCCAACCTGGAACCCTGTTTTGTACCAGGTGCCGAAAGGAGAGTTGTTGTTGTTTTACAAAATTGGCCCAAGTCCCGCAACCTGGAAAGGCTGGATGAAAACATCGAAAGACAACGGCAAAACATGGTCAACAGCGAAAGCATTGCCCGAATGGTTTTTGGGGCCTATCAAAAACAAACCGGTGATGTTGTCAAGCGGTTTGTTGCTCTCGCCAACCAGCACCGAAGGCGACGGTTGGAAGATTCATTTCGAAGCGTCGAAAGATTCGGGCAAAACCTGGATGATGATTGGTCCGATTAACGATGGCAAAACATCGGCTGCGATTCAGCCTTCTATTCTCACTTATAAAAATGGCAAACTGCAAATTTTGGCAAGAAGCAAGAATAGAGCGATCATAGAAAGTTGGTCGGGTGATAACGGCAAAACATGGTCGCCGTTAACGCCAACAACATTGCCCAACAATAATTCGGGAACCGATGCCGTGACGTTGAAAGACGGACGGCAACTGTTAGTCTATAATCATGTACTGCCGCCCGATTCGGCGAAAAACGGCAAAGGCGCAAGAACGCCGTTGAACCTCGCGTATTCGTTTGATGGCAAAACATGGTATGCGGCTGCGATATTGGAAGATTCACCCATCAGTCAATATTCTTATCCGTCAATCATTCAAGGCAAGGATGGAATGGTGCACGTCGTTTATACCTGGCGCAGAAAAAAAATCAAGTACGTAAAGATTGATCCTTCGAAGCTGCAAGGAATCAAGATTGTTGACGGCAAGTGGCCCGCGCTAAAAGGATACGAAGCACCAAAAACCGGCGAAGTAACAAGTGATTAA
- a CDS encoding DUF3826 domain-containing protein — MKKYSTKILLLFFVTGLASVSVFAQADAKPTQVKQTTEDAKAKSDIEIDKKADEWTAALSLNDAAKAAKVRTAIATHLKLVRDWHNDHPATLVPAGINPATGNKLSEMDRQIIVSSTIPKPVHDDLMNVLKAELTPEQVEAVLDKYTIGKVDFTLKGYHAIVPDLKPEEEAKILGFLKQAREQAIDYKNMKEISAIFEIYKTKCEQYLNSNGRDWHALFKAYVDKVKKEKEAAKKN; from the coding sequence ATGAAGAAATATTCAACAAAAATTTTACTGCTCTTTTTTGTAACGGGCCTTGCAAGCGTTTCGGTTTTTGCGCAGGCGGATGCAAAGCCAACGCAAGTAAAACAAACAACCGAAGATGCGAAAGCGAAATCGGACATAGAAATTGATAAAAAAGCGGACGAGTGGACGGCAGCACTTTCACTGAACGATGCCGCAAAGGCGGCCAAGGTGAGAACGGCCATAGCAACGCATTTAAAGCTCGTTCGCGATTGGCACAACGACCATCCGGCAACTTTGGTTCCGGCTGGCATAAATCCCGCAACGGGCAATAAATTGTCTGAGATGGACCGGCAGATTATTGTGTCGTCAACGATTCCAAAACCGGTGCACGACGATCTGATGAATGTGCTGAAAGCGGAGTTGACGCCTGAACAAGTAGAAGCAGTGCTTGATAAATACACGATTGGAAAAGTCGACTTCACCTTGAAAGGTTATCATGCCATTGTTCCTGATTTAAAGCCGGAAGAAGAGGCGAAGATTCTTGGGTTTTTGAAACAGGCCAGAGAGCAGGCAATTGATTACAAAAACATGAAAGAAATTTCGGCCATTTTCGAAATCTACAAAACCAAGTGCGAGCAGTACTTAAACAGTAACGGTCGCGACTGGCACGCACTGTTCAAAGCCTACGTTGATAAAGTGAAGAAAGAGAAGGAAGCGGCGAAGAAGAATTGA